DNA sequence from the Flavobacterium lipolyticum genome:
TTTTTGATACAGCGATTTAATAACGTCCATGCTTTCGTCTTCGTTTTCCAGAGGATTAACGAATTCAAAAACAATATTACTGTTGTAGGCTTGAAATTCTTCCAATAACTGACGCGTCTCTTGCTGAAGACGTCTGAAGTCTGCCGGAAGTTCGCCCTGCATATAAATTTTAATCGATAGCGGATTCTTTACCTGTTTTACGATTTGTAAAGAAGTTTCAGATAAAGTATAACGTTTGTCTTTGGTTAAATCGAATCGGTGAAAGAATAAGCTTCCCAATACATTTAAAGCGATTAAAACAAAAACGGTGATGCCTAATGTCTTAACATTATGTTGAGTAGATAACTTCATTACGCTTTAAAAGATTTTAATTGATAAACAGTAAACGAGAGGAACAATGCGGTGATGCTTAAAAAATAAATCACATCACGAGTATCGATTACACCGCGGCTCATACTTTTAAAATGGTCCTGCATTCCAAATACTGAAACAATAGCAGAAGATCCGGGAATCAGTGATGCGAGTCCTTCAAAACCAAAATAAAGAAGAAAACACAGAAAAACAGCTATGATAAAAGCAACGATCTGATTTTCGGACAGGGTAGAAGTAAAGATTCCGATTGCCGAATAAGCAGCAATTAAAAACAATAGTCCAAAATAAGAACCGATAGTACTCCCCATATCAATATTTCCTTCGGGAGCACCTAAACTTGAAATGACTTTCACGTAAATAAGTGTTGGAACGATGGCCAAAACGATTAATAAGAAAGAGCCTAGAAATTTTCCGTTTACAATTTCCCAGATCGATAGAGGTTTGGTTAAT
Encoded proteins:
- the gldF gene encoding gliding motility-associated ABC transporter permease subunit GldF → MKSIILREIKSFFGSPIGYLVIAIFLISNGLFLWVFEGDYNILNTGYADLTPFFTLAPWIMIFLIPAVTMRSFSDEKKQGTLELLLTKPLSIWEIVNGKFLGSFLLIVLAIVPTLIYVKVISSLGAPEGNIDMGSTIGSYFGLLFLIAAYSAIGIFTSTLSENQIVAFIIAVFLCFLLYFGFEGLASLIPGSSAIVSVFGMQDHFKSMSRGVIDTRDVIYFLSITALFLSFTVYQLKSFKA